In the Bartonella apihabitans genome, GGATTCCAGATGGAAGAGCGGATTGGTTGGCTTGGTGGTGGCATAAACTACCATATGGGCGTTGACGGAATTTCGGTTTTGTTCGTTGTCCTTTCAGGTTTTCTTATGCCGCTTTGCGTTCTGGCTAGCTGGGAAACCGTTAAAGACCGTTTAAAAGCGTATATGATTGCATTTCTTCTTCTTGAAGTTGCGGTTATTGGTGTTTTCTGCGCTCTTGATGCTGTCTTGTTCTACGTATTCTTCGAGGGAAGTCTGATTCCGATGTTCATTATCATCGGTGTCTGGGGTGGTCCAAGGCGAGTCTATGCAAGCTTGAAATTCTTCTTGTATACATTTTTGGGATCGGTACTTATGCTGGTCGCCATTATGGTCATGTACTGGCAAGCTGGTACACTCGATATTCCGACGCTTCTGCACTATAAATTTCCAGCTCATATGCAATTCTGGTTATGGTTCGCATTCTTTGCATCTTTTGCTGTAAAAATGCCAATGTGGCCGGTTCATACATGGCTGCCGGATGCCCACGTTGAAGCTCCTACAGCCGGATCGGTAATTTTGGCCGGTATCCTGTTGAAGCTGGGCGGTTACGGTTTCATACGTTTTTCATTACCTATGTTTCCGGTTGCTTCAGCCGACTTGGCACCCTTTGTTTTCACTCTGTCGTTGATCGCTATTATTTATACCTCTCTGGTCGCACTCGTTCAGGAAGATATGAAAAAACTGATTGCCTATTCATCTGTCGCCCATATGGGATATGTGACAATGGGTATTTTTGCGGCCAATGAACAAGGTATTCAAGGCGCGATCTATCAGATGCTTTCTCATGGTATCGTTTCCGCTGCTCTGTTCCTGTGCGTCGGCGTTATTTACGATCGGCTGCATACCAGAGAGATTGCAGCATTTGGCGGTCTTGCTAACAATATGCCGAAATATGCTGTTGCCTTCATGGTTTTCACAATGGCTAACATAGCTCTTCCGGGTACGTCGGGATTCCTCGGTGAATTCCTGACCTTAATCGGCGTATTCCAGGTCAATAGCTGGGTTGCTATCATTGCTACGACCGGCGTTATTTTGTCTGCGTCTTATGCGCTTTATCTTTACCGCCGTGTTATCTTTGGAAAACTCGACAAGGAAAGTTTGAAGGCTCTTCTTGATTTGTCACCGCGGGAGAAATTCATCCTATATCCGATGATTGTTCTTACCGTATTTTTCGGTTTCTATCCGACGCCGGTTCTCAATACTACGGCTGCGGCAGTAGAAGCTCTTGTTAACCAGCTGCACTAAAGAGGCGAAGGTCCATGCATACTGATTTAATGGCTCAATTGCCGCTGATATTTCCCGAACTCCTCATTGTTATAGGAGCTTTGGTGCTGCTTTTGATCGGTGTATATTCCGGCGCACGTTCTTATGTAACAATCACCGGCTTATCCATTGCACTTTTAGTTGCGACAATTTTTGTAATAATTCTGTCGCCGAAAGATAGCGCATTTGCTACCAATGCTCTTATCATTGATGATTTTGCCCGGTTCATGAAAGTTCTTATGCTCGTCGGCGCAATATTTACATTGATTATGTCGGTCGGATTTGCGCGTTCGGATAAGCTTGCCAAATTTGAATATCCAATTCTGATGCTTTTTGCCGTTCTCGGCATGATGCTCATGATTTCAGCCGGAAATATGCTCACACTTTATATGGGCTTGGAACTTCATTCTTTGGCTCTTTATGTTCTCGCTGCTTTCAATCGGGATAACGTAAAATCGTCGGAAGCCGGATTAAAATATTTTGTGCTCGGCGCCTTGTCTTCAGGCATGCTTCTTTATGGAATTAGTTTG is a window encoding:
- a CDS encoding NADH-quinone oxidoreductase subunit M, whose protein sequence is MTDWPILSTVTFLPLVGVVLILLIKDDGETAKRNIRNVALFTTLFVFVLSLIIWAGFDNNNSGFQMEERIGWLGGGINYHMGVDGISVLFVVLSGFLMPLCVLASWETVKDRLKAYMIAFLLLEVAVIGVFCALDAVLFYVFFEGSLIPMFIIIGVWGGPRRVYASLKFFLYTFLGSVLMLVAIMVMYWQAGTLDIPTLLHYKFPAHMQFWLWFAFFASFAVKMPMWPVHTWLPDAHVEAPTAGSVILAGILLKLGGYGFIRFSLPMFPVASADLAPFVFTLSLIAIIYTSLVALVQEDMKKLIAYSSVAHMGYVTMGIFAANEQGIQGAIYQMLSHGIVSAALFLCVGVIYDRLHTREIAAFGGLANNMPKYAVAFMVFTMANIALPGTSGFLGEFLTLIGVFQVNSWVAIIATTGVILSASYALYLYRRVIFGKLDKESLKALLDLSPREKFILYPMIVLTVFFGFYPTPVLNTTAAAVEALVNQLH